Genomic DNA from Dysidea avara chromosome 10, odDysAvar1.4, whole genome shotgun sequence:
attaatgctttacagtgaccagcactgaaggtctgcagcaacatgtgctgcagctggTATACATACACTGGCATAATTTAAAAAGCAAGCAAGCCTGTGGCTGCAGTTTACTTCTTTTCCCAATGTCATCTGTGTACTACACAGGTACTAAAGGTCAGTGCAGTCCTACGGGAACCTCACAGGAATAAAATAAAGTTGCACTATGTCTCACAGGTGTCACCCAAAGTCTCATTATAGTAGAGTAGCTTAGCATCAAATTTTGAGGAAATCATCACGAAgcggataaaagcaccaattttttctgaaagtttgttgaagcatttggaccatttttagaaggggtgccacGCCCTCATTATTATTGGTCACTGTTTATCGCAAaaaaatctaaatactctaatagagcagtcaaccactaacagatatattgtaaatatctcctttaataagctgtagGCTTGTAGCTAATAATTTATCACAATAAAAACAGCCTAAATTGTCATAGCAGATCTTCTATAATCTATAATATTCCTGGGGAAGATAACCCTAGACCTCAGAATGGCATCCAAATGTGCTGTATTATTCAAACTTCACTGTGTAATTTCATTTTCAAAGTTACTCTATCCCCACGCTGCACGTTACAAATACAAGGATAAGGAAAACAACACTTTCTTTGGCTTTTCTTAAGTTGTTTGTTAAGTGTACAGTAAGTCTAATTTTCAACCTGTTTGCCCCTAAACTTGCCAATCTCATGGTAGGACAGCATATTGTAACAGTTTACATCTTTGGTGTCAGTGCTTACAACTAACGTTTATATGTGACATAATCACATTGATGATCTAGAAACCTATCATGCTGGGGAGTCTAGTTTATAAGCATTTTTTTGAGTTTTTAAAATTACATTCAGCTAATACATGTCATGAATAGCGTAGTAATTGATTACAACTTCCTGGAGTTGGTCCACCCTGTTATGACTGTACAGAATGCAATTTTACCATGGAATTTTAGATGACACGATAGAGTGTCACTTGAATAGACAGTCTACATGGTAACCCAAGATTCAAAAAGATGCATGCagaaacatacagtatatcTCAGCAAACAAATCTACATACCTGGTTATAATAATGgaggtacagtgaaacctgtctattctggtcatcatagggacaaaaatttcttagttcattaaggaggtggctgcattaaacaggtcactttgtacaaaGTTAGCACATGtggggatttttataatggccagtttagacaggtgacctctttatgcagtgaccaggtttcactgtacttgaaATGAAAAGTAGTAAACAGGCTGAATTGTCCGTGTGGTTACGTCAGAGCTTATGATCCTCCATGCAAGCAAGTTTACTAGTGAACATTGTATCATGACAATCTATTCTAAAGTGGTGGTGGCTCTGTGGTGCTTAATATGTTACATGGTAATAATACAACATGCAGACAGGATAGGTTTGCAGACCAATGCAAGGCAAATGCTTGAAATGTAATATTGTAGTATAGTGCATCTAATTAGCTACGTATAGCCAGTTGTGACTCAAACATTGATATGTTATTAGTTTGCTTAGGGGCTGGTGCTGACACATTCTCTAAAATTTTAAGGGAATTTTGAAAAAAGCCTATATGTTACAGACTTTTTTCCACAACCTAAAAAGCAAAGGGAAAGCAAGAATGTATATTTGGTGGCAAGTGTAGTTATAATAGTCATCCAAGAAAGCTGTCTAAAATTTCGTGCATCTCTCCCAGCACTTTTTAAAGTTTTCAAGATTTAGTATTGTCTCTACTTCAAAGTAGTCTTGTCAGCCCAGCCTGTATTTTCattcttttgtcatttggttgGGAAAAAGATTTGGGATTTGGTCTATTTTcgaccaaatgacaaaagaaaaaatacaggctggctggcgAGACTAAGTTTAAAGATGCAAGGTTCAGCAAATCTACCCTTGCATTCTTATCATAACGACAATACTAATTATAAATCTTTTACATTGGTCGAAgctttaaaaggtgctgggaATGATGTATAAACCTAATTATGTGTGGGTTGGAAACAAAATGGTCATCAAGTAGCCCCGGCATAGTACATTAATGGTATGCCATACAATGTGGAGTTATAGTTTTCCTATTTTATTGAATTGTATTTGgcattcaatatgtacaaacttgTCAAATGAATCAGTAACTTGTAGTGTAAGTTATCTTTAGCATGTATGCAATTTGCAATGAGTAGTCTTCTCTATGAGTCTAACATTAACAGTCTTCACCAAACTGCACTGTGTGCATGAGCTATACACTGTAGCTTGAGACAAAAATTGTGTGTTACATAGTCCAAATGCCTGTTGATGCATTGACCACAGCACAGTTGTGAACAAGATCTTAAACATTGGTCACTAACTGGTCTAAGAAGGCTATTCAAATTGCACACATGCAAAATTACAGTGTCATTTGCTAATTCATTTGACAAGTCTGTATATATTGAACGcaaaatataaaaataatagGAAAACTACGTCAGGCCACTTCAAGAAAATttcttgtttcccatttcattgacctcaaaataCATGCGGGTGGATGGTatacaggtaagaatacagtagaaatatttaaactaagaacctgaaacagtgaaaagctagctaaatgggctttctgaatgctaaactagttgctgactgctatgcaatcacaggataaataatgaataaaatgttcagttgacaccaataatgaatgaccatgcagAAGAGAATCTGTATGTTggtgggaaatgggaaacaatgaattttcttggagtggcttATTAAGTGTATATTTCACTCTATATATATACCGTGAATGTACTATATTGGGGCTGCtgatggccattttgttttcagcccACACATAATTAGGTTTGGTGGGCACCCCTTCTAATATTGATAAGTACACCATAAAaaacttgtataccaaaaatggtgcttttatccgCTCCGTAACAAAAATTTTGTTAAGCTACCCTACTATTATGCATATAACACAACTCTCACACAAACTATACAGACATGTAGGGCCATAGCTGATGTATGTACTCAATGTAAACTGATTCAAGACATCATGCATGATCAGTAAAACTGTATCAAAGGTTGATGCAACCAAATGTCACTAAACTATGAGTTAATTGATAATGAATTATATGAAATTGAAGAGCTGACTAGCAACATGGTAGTTGCAAATGAATAATTAAGCTGAACTAGTTTAGTGCATATTTATAAAATGATTCACAActgccatatatatatatatccataaTTCCATATAGACATAAACACActaaaattcataaaattatATAAGTTGCAAGTCATTTTATGTATTTTGTTGATGATTTGATTCATTCCAACTGATTgtcatacatgtatatgacCTTATTACTACATGTGGGCTCTTATTGTGACATCATCTATGATGAGAAATTTCTGATACCAGACACCACTTGTGTATATACATCATTTGAAGTAAATCTTAAAGTTTGAATCTTTAACTGTCACACCCTATTAAGTATGTAACATCTCTGTGTTTGGTTCCTGTGTCAACTGTTGAGGTTTAGGGAAAACACTTGAAGCAATGATTTTTTTGAAACAACAATTGAAACCATAAGAAACCTTGACAACCAAATAAACAAATAGTGGATGATTGATTTTGGTGTATTAATTTTACAGTTGAGTAACTGTAACTATACAAACACTTCACCTCTATACCAGATTTGAAGAGGGGAGATCCTGCCAAAACATTCAACCCTTATATCCTATATGTAACAACTAGTATTAAAGTATTCACTGTACACATTATACATGACATGTGGTCATAGTAAAGTTTTAACTATTGCACAGTTCAGTAAAGAAGTCTGAAGGATCCAGAGGCTTTGCAAAATTCAATGCTATTTCTTCAATCAACTTCTTCCTTAGAACATGAGGAGGTGAATATCTGCCCTGCAAGGAAATCAAATAAGTAAACAAGacaaccaagagttaatacCCTTCTGTCTCCATTCTGTGTCGACTACAAATGTTGAGATAATTTTGTCTCACTAGTGGAGCAAGGATCCTCTGGCTGACTATCATACCATCACACAATGGACCCACATAATGGTGTCTACATGAAAAACAACACTTGGTCACACCTTCACTtaacaatgacatcataaaCCAGATGTGTGTAGAAGGTGGGGGGGGAGGAGGGAGGGTTAGGTGTCATAGCATTACTATAGCAATGAGGATAAGTGAGAAACACCACCTTGTCTAGAATGATGTGGTGATTCTGTTGGGTAATTTAATGGTAAATATTTTTATGTTTTCTTTGAAGTAATAAAATAACTTAACAACATCAACCTTGGGGACTTTTatgaagatgtacaagttttCAAAGTCAAATATCAGAAGCCATCATTAGTAAAATCATTAATGTACACTAGaccataaataaaataataacaaaTGTTCCTCTAACCTGTAAGATGTAATACGGGTACTAATACGATACAGTCCAGATGACAATGGATGAATGAATATAACAGGTAGGGTGAAGTCTGATCCTTTTTTAGTCAGTGTTGAGAAGTAACCAGATGAGACATTTACTGGTGAATGAAGTGAGGCAGTTAGTTCAGCTACAGGGAACTCCAGTTGATTTTCAAACCTCTCCAGCCATGCAACAATCACGGCAGTCTTGTGGCTAATAGACTCTATGACGTGCTGGAGTCTCCAACTGTTCTGTACCCTTGACTTTTGTTGCTCCTGCTGGAGAGGGATCACCAGAGTCTGGTACATGGACCATGGCTGTGAGATATACAAACAGGACAAACATCAGTGGTACAAATAGTGGTTGCCAAAcacaaaaaaaagcaaaattaaAACGTTTTTTTGGTAGCTATGTACACGAATACCCAATGGAACACCTGTGCACTAATCCAGTGCCATGAGTCAGTGTAGTCAAATTCTAGACTACTGAAGTATCCCACAAGAGGCTGTACCATGTGTCTTGGCTGAAGGTGTGAACATTTGAAGTCTCACCTGAGCCTCACACATTATGTGGAAGGGATTAGCTTTCTTAGTCAACACCAGGTTCCCATACTATAACACAACTGGGGCCAAATAACATCAGGTTATCATTAATACAACTGAGTACAGTTTcttactcaaggaaacaacaacaacaaccataAACTTATGATTTGTTATTGTTTGTAACAATTGGATGCCATTATAACAAGGTGAATATCACAGGTTTTAACTAGCAGCATAGCTGTATAATTGCATGCTCTGTAATTGCATGTTTACACATTTGCCTCCTCCAGAAACCACTAACTATGCTCACTTCACAGAAACTACAGTTTCTTATAAAGTTATAAACTACCACATCATCTCCTAACAGTTTTGGTATGAAGTCACAACCAGTGAAATAGTACACTACAAGTTCTCTACACTTCCCCTAATGTGGGTACtatcatgatgatgatgatacaaTCCCCTGATGGTGCATATTTACAATATAGTTGGACTTCTTCAAAACACAAAGTTCTATAGAATACTATTAACCCAAAAGTTCTTGAGTTGTGAAAGCGAGGATGCTACCAATGGGCCTAAACTACATATAACCTTGTGTGTGAAACTAGCACTCCATGAGCCTGGCACTATATGGGGTTTAGAGACTATCTTAATCTGTGATAGTTACTGGATGTGACTATTCTAAgctttgtttagtttttaaCCATATGTATTACCTAGCAACCATTCTTTATACTGATATATAGCCATATATGTATGGAActatcattatttatttattaagttttTGCTATTGGACGTTCGTAATTAGGTGTGTATTTGTTTTAATTGTAATATATGGCAGAGTAAGGTTTCTATAAATAGTGCAACAGAATGCACACACATTATGCTAAATATAGAACGAGACCATAATATTTGCCTTATTAGTAACAAGTATATGAAAACAAGCAGTGGAACACAGCTGCAGAAATTATGAATTATACAAAAATTGTTCACTTAATCATTTTGGTCTATATGGCTACAATGATGATACTTACATGAACCAACATTTCCACCAGAATCAGTTGAGTCCATGGAACGGACACTGGAATTGGAATTACTCCAAGCAGAACTCCATACCACAGGAGTTACAAAAGCCACCTCATGAATGGAGTCAGTGTAATAAGTGAACAGAGTATGTGGTATCTGAGCCTGTACTATCAGGGGCTTACTACCCTGAGTATCATCACTTAATGGATGCAGTTTCCCCTTGAAGCCTGGGTGAGTAGCTGGGTCCACCACCCAACCTAGACCTTGTAGGAGCTTCTGGAACTCTTTAGGTTGAGCAACCAATTGTTGTTGCTAGAGTGAAAGGGAAGAACACCATATACCACACTGTTGTATGTCATTGTTAAGTGACTGTTAAAATGTGTTTTCCAAGGAGAAGTAATTTGTAAGTAGCTcaattatataattacaatataCTATTTACTAGGAAGTCtacatcatgtgacatcacagtTCAGTGTTTACAGTTCTTAGTACATCCATTATGTACTTATAGAGATCGTGTCATCAAATCTTAAAGTTTCCATGAATCAGCAGCTATTTTAAATTTCTCAGATGAAAATCATCACCAAACAATGGCAAAGccactatactgtatatataggtTACTTACAAGATGGGAAACAAAGGAGTATAAGTAATAATATTGTCAGTAATAGTGACAATGACCAGTGGTGATTATAGAGCTGACATACAAGGAGAAAGGAGGGGCTTCCCTCTATAGAATTGCTCATGACAATACTTATCATGTAAAACAGTACAGTCTCTCGGGTAGTAATCGCTTGATATTTGATAATTTACTGAATAGTACTCTTATGGATTACTGACCTGTGTTGCTAGGATATCATCTACCTTAGTAACACCATCCTTCACATACAACATGAACACATTGTCAGTGTAACGTGATGGTAGTCGGTCGAGGTTGGCAAGTGATGCTGAGAAATTTGGTAGCTTGCTATCTAACATCACCAGTGATGGCTGTCCTGTTGGCTGTTGTGCCTACAACACAAGTCATGACAAGTACAAGTAGCTACAAGGGTATTTTAAAAGAagaaataaaaataacaaaACAATCAACTTCAGTCCTTATATGTAGCTTGTCAACATACTGAAGTAGAGACTCTATGTCAACTAGTATAGtcacaggtgtagatgacctcccttgttacattgctttttatttctatgatccctactcgtGTAAATTTCTAACTTTTCTTAGTAAATACACTTGCTTTTTCATAGTTATGACTGGTTAACCTGTGCATTCTTCAAAAGAATGATGTTAGATACATTAGTTTCTTGTCTGAATCACGTCCtgacaatcaattactgaaagtgaagtggccattgtgcttcattttcagctttgttccacctgttataatatggcactacaaatgaagaacagtacgagaagtgcctctgcaatcaattcagtcactatgGCAACACGTGACaatgatgtactgtatgtagctaaggaAAGCTGCTAAAGAGTACGTTATGTCTTAATCCACAGATGACTTTATAAAattagttcattgttttactttCTACTGATCCCAAAAACTGAAACAAAACAGCTACCCTATACTTAATGACTCAGTTATAATAACAGTGTAGCAACTGGACCATACTGCTAATGTCTTCACCATAATAGTACACTTAATTACATGGTTCCAAATATGGCAGAAATATTTGTTAGAGAGACATACACAAATAACTTATCACATTTACAGACTACAGGAGGAAGATAATAAAATGTCATTTGAATAAGTAGGGAATACCGACATGTTATCTGTCTGCTCATCTACATACATGTTTTCCTTATTAGGagttaaaatatttaaaacatAAAGCAATTCCTTATATGGTGTCCACCACCTAAGAAACTACCAATTATCACagtagagttgtaccgataatcggatcaaTCCACACAACTACAAAATTGATGGTTGTATGAAATAAAACATCTCTGTGTTAATTGGAAGTAGTAGACCAGTATTCCTATGGTATCCTTATATAATATCATATCCTTATATAAGGGTTCAGTCTGTACACAGGAAAAGGCACAGTGAAATTATACATAAAAACTCTACAATAGGTTTTTTGTTCTGTAGAATTATGCTAGATTATTCCTGTTATTACAGTTTGTTCAATTtggcattaattttacagagcAACTAAACGTATTGTAGTATTATTCTACTGTAACTTTACCTGTGGTATACTATGATTTAACACATTAGTGGAACACTTTACCATTTATAGTGTGTACATGTGATGGGTAGGGATGTAGTAATATAGTGAAACCttatgaggctggtttcagGACAAACCTTCTTGCTTTAATAAAACAGGTAGTAGCATTAAACTGGGGATTTACTTCCTATTTGGAGACTCTAAACTTGATCAAGCACTATGGATTCTATTTTTGATTGCAATAAATGTAGAAATCAACATCATATTAAATGCCAACTTTATAACTGGCCCACTTCTAGCAGACaacacgcacacaaacacacaacatgGGTAGAGCCCTAAGTTCTATTGTTTATAATTCATGCATTTAAATGCCACAATTGGTTATAAACTGATGTACACAAAGTTGCCATGCAGGGATGACTAAATATTTTGTTGAGTGATTCAAATTCACAGCTATTATTAATTTCAACTCATGTGGTTGAATTGACGTATCAGTCATACTCACATACAGGTGTGGTGTGGGCAGTGGGTAAATTAAAGTGTGACATAACATGTTACTGTCTACATGGTATTTTTTGAGGGGCATAATTTTTACAAATTTAACGAATGGATTATCTTTTATCATGAAAATGGTTAAAAATATTAGAATATCTAGACATCCCAATACACTACAGGCAGTGCCATACTGGAAAATAAAATTGCAAAAGTGATGGAAAGTGAGTGCttgtgaaaattacatacctTGAAAAAAACTGTGTACGCGGTACTAGGCCCAAAATATAATGGCTACATGCCAAGTGTTCCCAATACCATCAGTACAGGGTCATATGGTAAGCTATAGAATATGGAAAAACACACTCTAATTCGGTTGGATAAACACCAAACTATTTCACAGTCTGAACTCCAGCAGATATAGATTTGATTTGATCTTTGTCTTTTCTTGTGAATAGCTCAGTAGTTAGAAGGTGTATTAGTGAAGGAACAGGTCAGTGTTGAAATATAAGCTTCAAttggtgtgtgtgtttgtgtgtgtgtgtgtgtgtgtgtgtgtgtgtatgtgtatgtgtgtgtgtgtgtgtgtgtgtgtgtgtgtatgtgtatgtgtgtgtgtgt
This window encodes:
- the LOC136269039 gene encoding ral GTPase-activating protein subunit beta-like, translating into MLVHPWSMYQTLVIPLQQEQQKSRVQNSWRLQHVIESISHKTAVIVAWLERFENQLEFPVAELTASLHSPVNVSSGYFSTLTKKGSDFTLPVIFIHPLSSGLYRISTRITSYRHHYVGPLCDGMIVSQRILAPLVRQNYLNICSRHRMETEGYSPPHVLRKKLIEEIALNFAKPLDPSDFFTELCNS